DNA sequence from the Candidatus Omnitrophota bacterium genome:
GTTTTGGTTAGTGATAAAATCATAGATAAAAATAATATGTCGTTATTAACTCGTACAGACGGGATGATACTAATTTTCTTTTTTTTCATGTTCATTTACTATTCGATAAACAATGCGCGAGTAATTGAAGTCGAGGGAGAGAGTGCAACTTATAAAACTTATGGTCTCTTAAAAACAGTATTGTTGCTTATTATAAGCCTTATTCTGTTAGGATTGGGCGCCGACTGGGTTGTTGATTCTGCGGTGCGGATCGCTTTGAATTTTGGATTAAGCGAATCAGCAATAGCGCTAACCATAGTCGCTCTGGGGACGTCTTTACCGGAACTTGCGACATCAGCGGTAGCTGCATATAAAAAGAACAGTGATATAGCTGTTGGCAATGTTATCGGCTCTAACATTTTTAATATTTTTTTTGTCTTGGGTATAAGTTCAATTATAACTCCGCTTGCTTTTAATGCCGAGATTGCTATTGATGTGCTAATAACGATCCTGACATCTTTCCTGCTTTTTATTTTTATGTTTACGGGACACAAGCATAGATTGGACAGGTGGGAAGGAGTTGTTTCTGTGTGTTTATATGGCGGCTATATCGCTTTTGTCATTACCAGATAACGGTAAAGACGAGCACATTATTTGCTTTATGGATAAATAAATTTATAAGCATTTTCTAAAATGCGAAATTACATCTAAGAGTTTTTTGATATTTTCTTGGCGCTACCGGGTCAGCCATGATCTGTTTTTTAAGGTTAGAAAAGCGTAGGGGATTGTCCAGAACAACAAAAAAAATGTAAGATAGGCGTATAAGATGCCATATATGAAATCAACGCGTCTTTCAAACCTAAGATAAATAAGCAGATACATCGAGGCTACGACGGCAATTCCGGCAATATATTTAAATATAATAAGCGGAACCAGTATTACTAAATAGAGCATCAGCGCATAACAGTAAAACTGTATAATAAACAAGGAGACCTGCAGAAAATAATCGACAAGAGGCAGAAACCGGTTCTTAGTTCTGTACTTGGTAAAAGCAAACTGAAAAAAAACAAGGCTTTCTCTGATAAAGCTTTTATTCCATCTAACAAGCATTTTCATCAATTTCGGTATATTTTCCGGAACCACCGTTTTTACCGAAGCTTTTCGAGCGTAAACGGTATTATAGCCATGGCGTATTACAAAGTTTGACAAAGACCTGTCGTCGCCGTAAGTGCAGAGTTCGTTCAGAAAAGTCTGATTCAGCCATGCGCCTGTCACTTCATCAAGAATACTTTTTCGGTATGCCGAAAGAACACCCGAACAGCAGAAAACAGTATTTATTGTTGACTGTGTGGCCCTTAAAAAATCGAACGACATAATATAGCGTACTCCAAGCATTCGCGTAAGCAGGTTTTTTGTCTTATTAAATACCTTGACGCTGCCAGTTACTGCACCCACTTCAGGATTGGTGAAAGGCATCACAAGATGCAATAATGAGTCTTTTTCAAGCACACTGTCTGAATCCAGAGTCACTATAATTTCATTTTTTGCGGTTTTGAATCCTGCCGCCAGGGCGGCTCTTTTACCTTGATTTTTTTCAAAATCTATAAAGATAAGTTTAGTCCCGAATATTGTCCTTGCTTCATTTATATATTTCAACGTATCGTCAGTAGACCCGTCATTTATGCAGATGACTTCTCTATTAACGTCCGGATAGTTTGCATAAAAAGCTGATTCAATTGCATTTTTTATCATGCTTCCTTCATTATAGGCAGGAA
Encoded proteins:
- a CDS encoding calcium/sodium antiporter, which translates into the protein MLEYVMLIAGFSALIKGADLLVNAANSLAEKFNISKLVIGLTLVAFGTSAPELFVNVLASIKGNTDIAIGNVLGSNIANVFLILGISAIIYPLKMSQSTVWKEIPFSLLAGLVLGVLVSDKIIDKNNMSLLTRTDGMILIFFFFMFIYYSINNARVIEVEGESATYKTYGLLKTVLLLIISLILLGLGADWVVDSAVRIALNFGLSESAIALTIVALGTSLPELATSAVAAYKKNSDIAVGNVIGSNIFNIFFVLGISSIITPLAFNAEIAIDVLITILTSFLLFIFMFTGHKHRLDRWEGVVSVCLYGGYIAFVITR
- a CDS encoding glycosyltransferase family 2 protein, with translation MIKILNINVRNKHFEYAVIALLLLILFLAIVIDVYPNGISIKKIFQIYMLKMPVIILMILNIVYRSITYVLYKSRGDRSFTPGISIVIPAYNEGSMIKNAIESAFYANYPDVNREVICINDGSTDDTLKYINEARTIFGTKLIFIDFEKNQGKRAALAAGFKTAKNEIIVTLDSDSVLEKDSLLHLVMPFTNPEVGAVTGSVKVFNKTKNLLTRMLGVRYIMSFDFLRATQSTINTVFCCSGVLSAYRKSILDEVTGAWLNQTFLNELCTYGDDRSLSNFVIRHGYNTVYARKASVKTVVPENIPKLMKMLVRWNKSFIRESLVFFQFAFTKYRTKNRFLPLVDYFLQVSLFIIQFYCYALMLYLVILVPLIIFKYIAGIAVVASMYLLIYLRFERRVDFIYGILYAYLTFFLLFWTIPYAFLTLKNRSWLTR